A stretch of the Candidatus Methylomirabilis sp. genome encodes the following:
- a CDS encoding alanine--glyoxylate aminotransferase family protein has translation MKKFRLLAPGPTTVPPEVLLAMAQPVIHHRTPEFEALFAEVRQGLQWLFQTRQEVLILAASGTGAMEGAVVNICSPGEAVLVLKGGKFGERWAEICQAYGLTVIPLEVPYGKAVDPKEVAAALRKHPGIAAVFATHSETSTGVLNDLDAIAAIVRQTPALLVVDAITSLGVVDLPTDAWGLDIVVGASQKALMLPPGLAFACLSERAWAAAERARLPRYYFNFLTERKSQAGHQTAWTPAVSLIAGLKVALDLLQAEGLPGIFARHERLARATRAAVAALGLSLFAERPSPAATAVKVPQGLDGGVIVRTLRDKHGLSIAGGQGSMKGKIFRIATLGYADAYDVLTGIAALEFTLAELGYPVRLGDGLRAAQDVLQK, from the coding sequence ATGAAGAAGTTCCGACTCCTGGCCCCTGGCCCGACCACGGTCCCGCCGGAGGTGCTCCTGGCGATGGCCCAACCGGTGATCCACCACCGGACGCCGGAGTTCGAGGCCCTCTTCGCCGAGGTCCGGCAGGGGCTCCAGTGGCTCTTCCAGACCCGGCAGGAGGTCCTCATCCTGGCCGCCTCCGGGACCGGAGCCATGGAGGGGGCGGTCGTCAACATCTGCTCCCCGGGCGAGGCCGTGCTGGTCCTCAAGGGCGGCAAGTTCGGCGAGCGGTGGGCGGAGATCTGCCAGGCCTACGGCCTCACCGTGATCCCGCTCGAGGTCCCCTACGGGAAGGCGGTAGACCCCAAGGAGGTTGCAGCGGCCCTCCGGAAGCACCCGGGCATCGCGGCGGTCTTCGCCACCCACAGCGAGACCTCCACCGGGGTCCTGAACGACCTGGATGCAATCGCGGCCATCGTCCGGCAGACGCCGGCCCTCCTGGTCGTGGATGCCATCACGAGTCTGGGGGTGGTGGACCTGCCGACGGATGCCTGGGGGCTGGACATCGTGGTCGGGGCGTCGCAGAAAGCGCTCATGCTCCCGCCGGGCCTGGCCTTCGCGTGCCTGAGCGAGCGGGCCTGGGCGGCGGCCGAGCGGGCGCGCCTCCCCCGCTACTACTTCAATTTCCTCACGGAGCGGAAGAGCCAGGCCGGGCACCAAACCGCCTGGACCCCGGCCGTCTCCCTCATCGCGGGGCTCAAGGTTGCCCTGGACCTGCTGCAGGCCGAGGGGCTCCCCGGCATCTTCGCCCGCCACGAGCGGCTCGCCCGAGCCACGCGGGCGGCCGTCGCAGCCCTCGGGCTCTCCCTGTTCGCGGAGCGCCCGTCCCCGGCGGCCACGGCGGTGAAGGTCCCGCAGGGCCTGGACGGCGGCGTCATCGTGCGGACCCTCCGGGACAAGCACGGGCTCTCCATCGCCGGGGGCCAGGGATCCATGAAGGGGAAGATCTTCCGGATCGCGACCCTCGGCTACGCCGACGCCTACGACGTCCTCACGGGGATCGCCGCCCTCGAGTTCACGCTGGCCGAGCTCGGCTACCCCGTGCGGCTGGGCGACGGCCTGCGCGCTGCCCAGGACGTGCTCCAGAAGTAG
- the uppS gene encoding polyprenyl diphosphate synthase, producing MLGLGLLYRLYERRLLWEVRGGAMPRHIGLILDGNRRYARELGLSNPLEGHRRGADRLERVLDWLEELEIRIITIYVLSTENLSRPPEELQGLLSLIETKMRGVVTDRKIHGKGVRVRAVGQLGLLPASVQEAIRAAEEATAGYGNFFLNIAVGYGGRQEIADAVRALLQERLRQGMAPDRAVGEITPEAIGKYLYTYDLPDPDLIIRTSGEFRLSGFLLWQSAYSEFYFCDAYWPAFRKIDLLRAVRAYQQRKRRFGS from the coding sequence ATGCTCGGCCTCGGCTTGCTCTATCGGCTGTACGAGAGGCGCCTCCTCTGGGAGGTGCGCGGCGGGGCCATGCCGCGGCACATCGGCCTCATCCTCGACGGCAACCGCCGCTACGCCCGGGAGCTGGGTCTGAGCAACCCCCTGGAGGGGCACCGCCGAGGGGCGGACCGCCTGGAGCGGGTCCTGGACTGGCTCGAGGAGCTGGAGATCCGGATCATCACCATCTACGTCCTCTCCACCGAGAATCTCTCCCGTCCCCCCGAGGAGCTCCAGGGCCTCCTGAGCCTGATCGAGACGAAGATGCGGGGGGTCGTCACGGACCGCAAGATCCATGGCAAGGGGGTGCGGGTGCGGGCGGTCGGCCAGCTCGGCCTCCTGCCGGCTTCGGTCCAGGAGGCCATCCGGGCCGCGGAGGAGGCCACCGCCGGCTACGGGAACTTCTTCCTGAACATCGCCGTCGGGTACGGCGGCCGGCAGGAGATCGCCGATGCCGTCCGGGCCCTCCTCCAGGAGCGGCTGCGTCAGGGGATGGCTCCGGACCGGGCCGTCGGAGAGATCACCCCGGAGGCGATCGGAAAGTACCTGTACACCTACGACCTGCCGGATCCCGACCTGATCATCCGGACGAGCGGGGAGTTCCGCCTCTCGGGCTTTCTGCTCTGGCAGTCGGCGTACAGCGAGTTCTACTTCTGCGACGCCTACTGGCCCGCCTTCCGGAAGATTGACCTGCTGCGGGCGGTGCGGGCCTATCAGCAGCGCAAGCGCCGCTTCGGCTCGTAG
- a CDS encoding heavy metal-responsive transcriptional regulator: MTRNQLFIGTLAKQAGVSPKTIRYYEAVGVLPPAQRGENRYRLYPKETVELLEFITKAKALGFTLSEIKDIVGVRRQGHQPCAHVRSLVEQKIVDLDRMLAEFLTLRKRLKRLLVGWKERAEQPSSQGVVCPQIEGERIPSRGSR; encoded by the coding sequence ATGACTCGCAATCAGCTCTTCATCGGCACGCTGGCCAAGCAGGCGGGGGTGAGCCCGAAGACGATCCGCTACTATGAGGCGGTCGGCGTGCTCCCCCCGGCGCAAAGGGGGGAGAACCGGTATCGACTCTACCCGAAGGAGACGGTCGAACTCCTCGAGTTCATCACCAAGGCGAAAGCGCTGGGCTTCACGCTCTCCGAGATCAAGGACATCGTGGGAGTCCGCCGGCAGGGCCATCAGCCATGCGCCCACGTCCGAAGCCTTGTTGAGCAGAAGATCGTTGATCTGGACCGGATGCTCGCCGAATTTCTCACCTTACGGAAACGGCTGAAGCGGCTCCTCGTCGGCTGGAAGGAGCGAGCGGAGCAGCCCAGCTCTCAGGGAGTGGTCTGTCCCCAGATCGAAGGCGAGCGAATTCCCTCCAGAGGTTCCAGGTAG
- a CDS encoding TlpA disulfide reductase family protein translates to MKSPTMSDRMQETGRGRLGLLAALLAAGLLLAAVLPGGSAGAAGPAEGDPAPDFTLTLFSAKIFKLSDLKGKAVLLNFFASWUPHCQREAPALISAYRTYADRGAEFVGVNVFDKEPDGLRFVRDRQIPYPTGFDEGNRIAARYGVEGTPTSVFITRSGRVMAIQAGAMDAPTLRETLERLLKMK, encoded by the coding sequence ATGAAGAGTCCGACCATGTCGGATCGGATGCAGGAAACGGGACGGGGGCGGCTGGGTCTCCTCGCAGCTCTCCTGGCGGCGGGCCTGCTCCTGGCGGCCGTCCTCCCGGGCGGGTCGGCCGGAGCGGCCGGACCGGCGGAAGGGGACCCGGCACCCGACTTCACCCTCACCCTGTTCTCCGCCAAAATCTTCAAGCTGAGCGACCTCAAGGGCAAGGCGGTCCTCCTGAACTTCTTCGCCTCCTGGTGACCCCACTGCCAGCGGGAGGCTCCCGCTCTCATCTCCGCCTACCGGACCTACGCCGACCGCGGGGCGGAATTCGTCGGGGTGAACGTCTTCGACAAGGAGCCGGACGGCCTGCGCTTCGTCCGGGACCGCCAGATCCCCTACCCGACCGGCTTCGACGAGGGTAACCGGATCGCCGCCCGCTACGGGGTCGAGGGGACCCCGACCTCCGTCTTCATCACCCGGTCCGGCCGGGTGATGGCGATCCAGGCGGGGGCCATGGATGCTCCCACCCTTCGGGAGACCCTGGAGCGGCTCCTCAAGATGAAGTGA
- the serA gene encoding phosphoglycerate dehydrogenase, which produces MPADVPVKRILVTDNLAPRGLEVLQHAPGFAVDVKNRLSPAELLACIGDYDALVVRSATAVTAQVLEAGKRLKVVGRAGVGVDNIDLEAATARGIVVMNAPSGNTVTTAEHTIALLLALAKNVPQATMSLKQGRWEKSRFTNVELFNKVLGVIGLGRIGSEVARRAKALAMRVIAYDPFISREAAAPLGVELVDLEEVFRRSDFLTVHVPLGPDTRNLVDGKAIAMMKRGVRILNCARGGIVDEQALHEGLRTGQVAGAAFDVFVTEPATDSPLLRLDNFICTPHLGSATEEAQENVAVAIAEQVIDFLERGVVRNAVNAPSIDPELLAKIQPYFTLAEKLGRLGSQLSEGRMQEIRIEYQGEVASVTTAPLTASVVKGVLDPILSGSVNIVNALPFAKQRGVRVVESKTSEEGDYASLITVTIGTDKGPSLVAGTLFQKSQPRVVRIGEFSLEAIPEGYLLVFSNMDVPGVIGRIGTLLGKNQVNIAGMQLGRTRPGGRAVSVVNVDTPIPAPVLEEIRRMPDIVFAKLVQA; this is translated from the coding sequence ATGCCGGCGGATGTGCCCGTGAAGCGGATCCTGGTCACCGACAACCTGGCGCCCCGGGGGCTGGAGGTGCTCCAGCACGCCCCGGGCTTCGCCGTGGACGTGAAGAACCGCCTCTCCCCCGCAGAGCTGCTGGCCTGCATCGGCGACTACGACGCCCTGGTGGTCCGGAGCGCCACGGCCGTGACGGCCCAGGTGCTGGAGGCGGGAAAGCGGCTCAAGGTGGTCGGACGCGCCGGCGTCGGGGTGGACAACATTGATCTCGAGGCGGCCACGGCCCGTGGGATCGTGGTCATGAACGCCCCGAGCGGCAACACCGTCACCACGGCCGAGCACACCATTGCGCTCCTGCTCGCCCTCGCCAAGAACGTCCCGCAGGCCACCATGTCCCTGAAGCAGGGCCGCTGGGAGAAGAGCCGCTTCACGAACGTGGAGCTCTTCAACAAGGTCCTGGGGGTCATCGGGCTCGGCCGGATCGGCTCCGAAGTGGCCCGGCGGGCGAAGGCGCTCGCCATGCGCGTCATCGCCTACGACCCCTTCATCTCCCGGGAGGCCGCCGCCCCCCTCGGTGTGGAACTGGTGGACCTGGAGGAGGTCTTCCGGCGGTCCGACTTCCTCACGGTCCACGTCCCGCTCGGGCCCGACACCCGGAACCTCGTGGACGGCAAGGCCATCGCCATGATGAAGCGCGGGGTGCGGATCCTCAACTGCGCTCGGGGGGGCATCGTGGACGAGCAGGCCCTCCACGAGGGCCTCCGGACGGGGCAGGTCGCCGGCGCCGCCTTCGATGTCTTCGTCACCGAACCGGCCACCGACAGCCCCCTCCTCCGCCTGGACAACTTCATCTGCACCCCCCACCTGGGGTCGGCTACCGAAGAGGCCCAGGAGAACGTGGCGGTGGCGATCGCCGAGCAGGTGATCGACTTCCTGGAGCGAGGGGTGGTGCGGAACGCCGTCAACGCCCCCAGCATCGATCCGGAGCTGCTGGCCAAGATCCAGCCCTACTTCACGCTGGCGGAGAAGCTGGGACGCCTCGGGTCCCAGCTCAGCGAGGGCCGGATGCAGGAGATCCGAATCGAGTACCAGGGGGAGGTGGCCTCGGTGACCACCGCCCCCCTCACCGCCTCCGTCGTCAAGGGCGTCCTGGACCCCATCCTGTCGGGCTCGGTCAACATCGTGAACGCCCTCCCCTTCGCCAAGCAGCGGGGGGTGCGGGTGGTGGAGAGCAAGACTTCGGAAGAAGGGGACTACGCCAGCCTCATCACCGTCACGATCGGGACCGACAAGGGCCCGAGCCTCGTGGCCGGCACCCTCTTCCAGAAGTCCCAGCCCCGCGTGGTTCGGATCGGCGAGTTCTCCCTGGAGGCCATTCCCGAGGGCTACCTGTTGGTGTTCTCCAACATGGACGTCCCCGGGGTCATCGGCCGGATCGGGACGCTCCTCGGGAAGAACCAGGTCAACATCGCCGGCATGCAGCTCGGCCGGACCCGGCCCGGGGGACGAGCCGTCTCCGTGGTGAACGTGGACACGCCCATCCCGGCCCCCGTCCTGGAGGAGATCCGGCGGATGCCCGACATCGTCTTCGCCAAGCTGGTGCAGGCGTAG
- a CDS encoding DMT family transporter: MSRAARGTLLVVAAAVCWGAFSTVAKVLFLEGAVTPQALAGIRATLVVSLLVPALLVWNPALLKIRSADLPLLAFLGVAGIALNNFFYLTTISLTAVATAVLLQYMSPILVACYAVAVERRPLSGRLLLALAAAVTGCVFVVRGYDLAALRLSAVGLVTGLTAACFFALYTVGGQRALRRVDSWTLVTYAFGFAALFWFLLTPPWVLLRGHPPRVWGLLLLFAVPGTLVPFGLFVRGLTHVSAVTAQIVSTLEPVVAAGAAFLVLGERLEALQLLGGGLVLVAVLLAQGVGGGTAPAPGTGERSL; the protein is encoded by the coding sequence GTGAGCCGGGCCGCTCGCGGGACCCTCCTGGTGGTGGCTGCCGCCGTCTGCTGGGGAGCCTTCAGCACGGTGGCCAAGGTCCTCTTCCTGGAGGGGGCGGTCACTCCCCAGGCCCTCGCCGGGATCCGGGCCACGCTGGTGGTCAGCCTTCTCGTTCCCGCCCTCCTCGTCTGGAATCCCGCCCTCCTGAAGATCCGGTCCGCCGATCTCCCGCTCCTGGCCTTCCTGGGCGTCGCCGGGATTGCTCTGAACAACTTCTTCTACCTCACCACCATCAGCCTCACCGCTGTCGCAACCGCCGTCCTCCTGCAGTACATGAGCCCGATCCTCGTGGCCTGTTATGCGGTGGCCGTGGAGCGGCGGCCGCTCTCGGGCCGGCTCCTTCTCGCGCTCGCCGCCGCGGTCACCGGGTGCGTCTTCGTGGTCCGGGGCTACGACCTTGCCGCCCTCCGGCTGAGTGCCGTCGGACTCGTCACGGGTCTCACCGCCGCGTGCTTCTTCGCCCTCTACACCGTGGGGGGCCAGCGGGCGCTCCGGCGGGTGGATTCCTGGACCCTCGTGACCTATGCGTTCGGCTTCGCCGCCCTCTTCTGGTTCCTGCTGACTCCCCCGTGGGTTCTGTTGCGGGGGCACCCGCCGCGCGTGTGGGGACTCCTTCTCCTGTTCGCTGTCCCGGGCACCCTGGTCCCCTTCGGCCTCTTCGTCCGGGGCCTCACCCACGTGTCAGCGGTCACCGCCCAGATCGTGAGCACCCTGGAACCGGTCGTGGCGGCGGGAGCCGCCTTCCTGGTCCTGGGGGAGCGCCTGGAGGCGCTGCAGCTTCTGGGCGGCGGCCTGGTCCTCGTGGCGGTGCTCCTGGCCCAGGGCGTCGGGGGTGGCACGGCGCCTGCACCCGGCACTGGGGAGCGCTCGCTGTAG
- the hisZ gene encoding ATP phosphoribosyltransferase regulatory subunit, which produces MDRPASAIPKGIRVMPPKEAARLRFAEGRLLSVFERWGFREVVVPTFEYLEVFAAALPDSEKVEKFVDRQSGRLLALRPDITSQVARMVATTLRHHPLPLRLCYAAPIFRHEEAAEGRQREFYQAGVELIGLPQPEADAEIIAMAVESCREVGLTRFQIDVGQVEFLRGMLDGLPQRPDRRGEILAALRRKDALALDLLLTDLACPDAVKGGIRGLTELYGREEVLDRAEALAASERSKRALENLRRVYEVLRVYGLTDQVILDLAEHYSLEYYSGIAFQVFAEGLGSHLGGGGRYDALIGQFGYDCPATGFAFDLEKLLLALEKENALPRDAGPLFLIIDFHPDKRQALILARTLRSKGYPAARDIIVRDLEGSLTYARTCGIRYALILGQPGQREESLILRDIQSGKETPYAVAQFCDRVMSGALSWPT; this is translated from the coding sequence ATGGACCGCCCCGCGAGCGCCATCCCCAAGGGCATCCGGGTGATGCCGCCGAAAGAGGCGGCGCGCCTCCGGTTCGCCGAGGGACGGCTCCTCTCGGTCTTCGAGCGGTGGGGGTTCCGGGAGGTGGTCGTCCCCACCTTCGAGTACCTGGAGGTCTTCGCCGCCGCGCTGCCCGACAGCGAGAAGGTGGAGAAGTTCGTGGACCGGCAGAGCGGCCGGCTCCTGGCGCTCCGCCCGGACATCACCTCCCAGGTCGCCCGGATGGTGGCGACCACGCTGCGGCACCACCCGCTCCCCCTGCGCCTCTGCTACGCCGCCCCCATCTTCCGCCACGAGGAGGCGGCGGAGGGGCGGCAGCGGGAGTTCTATCAGGCCGGGGTGGAGCTGATCGGTCTCCCGCAGCCCGAGGCGGACGCCGAGATCATCGCCATGGCCGTAGAGTCCTGCCGCGAGGTGGGGCTCACCCGGTTCCAGATTGACGTGGGGCAGGTGGAGTTCCTGCGGGGGATGCTGGACGGGCTCCCGCAGCGGCCCGACCGGCGCGGGGAGATCCTGGCGGCGCTCAGGCGCAAGGACGCGCTCGCCCTGGACCTGCTCCTGACGGACCTGGCCTGCCCCGACGCCGTGAAGGGGGGGATTCGGGGGCTCACCGAGCTCTACGGGCGGGAGGAGGTGCTGGACCGGGCGGAGGCGCTGGCCGCCTCCGAGCGCTCGAAGCGGGCCCTGGAGAACCTCCGCCGGGTCTACGAGGTCCTGCGGGTCTACGGCCTCACGGACCAGGTGATCCTGGACCTGGCCGAGCACTACAGCCTGGAGTACTACAGCGGGATCGCCTTCCAGGTCTTCGCGGAGGGGCTCGGGTCCCACCTCGGGGGGGGCGGCCGCTACGACGCGCTCATCGGCCAGTTCGGCTACGACTGCCCGGCGACCGGGTTCGCCTTCGACCTGGAGAAGCTCCTCCTGGCGCTGGAGAAGGAGAACGCCCTGCCGCGGGACGCCGGGCCGCTGTTTCTCATCATTGACTTCCACCCAGACAAGCGGCAGGCCCTGATCCTCGCCCGGACGCTCCGATCGAAGGGCTACCCCGCCGCCCGGGACATCATCGTGCGGGACCTGGAGGGCTCCCTCACCTACGCCCGCACCTGCGGCATCCGCTACGCCCTCATCCTGGGGCAGCCCGGGCAGCGCGAGGAGAGCCTGATCCTGCGGGACATCCAGTCGGGGAAGGAGACGCCGTACGCGGTCGCCCAGTTCTGCGACCGGGTCATGAGCGGAGCGCTCTCATGGCCAACGTGA